Below is a genomic region from Ursus arctos isolate Adak ecotype North America unplaced genomic scaffold, UrsArc2.0 scaffold_32, whole genome shotgun sequence.
GGCTGAGACGAATCTCCTAGCATGTAGGTCATTTTGCCCGCGTGCAGGTTTGTGGGAGAAATTTCTAGAAGAGGAAATACTGTGGTCAAAGGGCGGGTGCATTTATAACTTTGATCTTTTTGGCGCGTTGGCCTCTGGGGTCCTCCCGAGCTGCACCCCCACCAGCGGCGTCTGAGGCATGACTGCCCGCCGCCTCCCCCGCTGTGTGTTCACTATTTACTTAGCAGCTACTAAGTGCCTGCCAGGCACCGAAAGCCTTCTCTGCTCCAAAGTCATAATATACTTCTCCGGTTTCTTCCAGTCTTATGGTTTCATTTTCTCACACTTAAGATATTTGATACATTTGGAATCATCTGGGTATAAAGGTGTCACTGTGGAGCCTCCTTCAAATTTTTACGGATGGCAACCCACTCGTCCCGATGCTGTGTCCTTTGAtttcggctttttttttttttttttttttaagattttacttttaagtaatctctacactaaAGGTAGGGCTCAGacgcaaccccgagatcaagagtcgcactgTCCGCTGTCGgaaccagccaggcgtccctgacATAGGCTTTCAGAGGTGTTCACGTTCCTTTTCACCGCTCCTCCTAAAATGAGGCCACACTCGCACCCCCgggggctggaggcagagaccCAGTGCTCTAGGCTTGTCCTGGGTGGTGCCTGGGTGCGGTAGGCCCAGGCCGGGCGGCTGACAAGCTGCGTCTCCTCCACCCCAGACGTCTGTGCCTTCTGCCACAAGACCGTGTCCCCCCGAGAGCTGGCCGTGGAAGCCATGAAGAGGCAGTACCACGCTCACTGCTTCACGTGCCGCACCTGCCGCCGCCAGCTGGCCGGGCAGACCTTCTACCAGAAGGACGGGCGGCCCCTCTGTGAACCCTGCTACCAGGTAACCCCCCTGCGGCTGGCCTCCCGGCACCAGGCACCGTGCTGGGCGCTTGGAAGGTGTCCCGTTATTTCACTGCCCACAGTTATCCTGGGAGGCAGGCCCAGCGAcccgtttcacagatgaggaagttgaggctccGAGAGGGGAAGGAGCTCAGCCAAGGTGTGTGAGctttctgtggctgctgtaacgAATTACCACGAGTTTGGTGGCTTCACACAGCACACGTTTCCTCTCGTACAGTtttggaggccggaagtccaagtCTGCACcccctccagaggctctaggggagcATCTGTGTCCTTACCTTttccaggttgttttttttttaagattttatttattatttgtttgtctgagagagagagcacaagcagggggagcggcaggcagagggagaagcaggctccccactgagcagggagcctgatgtgggactcgatcccaggaccttgggatcatggcctgagccgaaggcagatgcttaaccacctgagccacccagccgcctcccttttccagcttctgaagCTGCGCCCCTTGCATCCTTTGCGTCCCTTGGTTCCTTCGTCCACCTTCCAAGTCAGCAGGGAGGCATCTTGCTTCCATGTCCTACTTCCTCCTTCTgtgtcaaatctccctctgcctccctcttatggAGACACTTGGGGTGGCACTTAGGACCCACCCAGGATCATCTCCCCATGTCAAGACACTgaactcatggggcgcctgggtggcacagtcgttgggcgtctgccttcagctcagggcctgatctcggaagtcctgggatcgagccccacatcgcctgctctgctggaagcttgcttcttcctctcccactccccctgcttgtgtttcctctcttgctgtctgtctctctctctgtcaaataaataaaaaaatcttaaaaaaaaaaaaaagacactgaacTCAATCATATCTGCAGGCCCTTTTGCCACTAAAGGTAGTCACAGATCCCAGGGATGAGGACATGCATGTCTTGGGGACATGTACCCAGCCTGTCACACATGTCACACTCCAGaaggtggtggagctgggattctcccccagccccatctgcTTCTGGAGCCCTCCGGTGCTCTTGCCTCTCTCACCGACAGCCACAGGTTCCAGTGCCCAGTCTCGCAGGAATCTGTGTCGCCTGTGAGTTCCAGGTGCAGTCCGCGAGAGCTAGTCTGGATGCCACGATGTTAGAATTGCTCTCTGATGCCGCGTGGCATGCAGCCCATCACAGACGCGGCCCCTGGCTGTGCCCAGGCCTGGCCTTGTTCTCATGAGTTGGTAGCACCTGGCAGTTGCGTTTTTAACAAGTCTGTCTGTGATTCTGATACACACACTGCAGTTCGAAAAGTACCGATTCCAAGGGTTAGACTATTTGGAGGCCTATCTAGTAAAATCCAGACAATCTGATGACAGTCTCAAGACACCACCGCAGCCAGTGAGGCACCGTGGGAGCAGCAAggaccccaccccatccctctgaTCCCATCAAATGacagcggggcggggggggggggggtggtgataGCTTTATCCTCTGCCCTAGGCTTACAGCCAGACAGGGGTGAGGCACTGAGGGGAAGCAGGGATGAGGGTGGACTGACAGCTagaagcagcaggaggaagaCTTGCGTCGTGTTCTAGGGAGGGAAGGGCTTCCTCAGGACAAGGAGAGAGGTTGAAATGTTGTTCTCACCAAGTGGGAGCAGATGTCTAGGCAGCAGAGACCAACATACCCACCTGTCTGGATGAAATCGGGTGAAATGAACAGGAGCACAGccaggaggggaagagaaagtggACAGGCTGGAAGGTCTAGAAGAGAACGTGGACAGGCTGGAAGGTCTTTGCTCTGCCTtagtagtctctctctctctttccctctctccctccctgcccgcatccctcctcttccccttcctcagccccctCAACCTCCTCATTCCAGAAGGGATTTGAGGCAGCTTATAAGAATCCACAAATACCGATACTAAACagtgttgtacacttaaaaatttgccAAGAGTGTAGATCTCATGTTAACTGTACCACAGTGAAATttcagagatagaaaaagaaatcagaagagaggaaaaattaaagtagaaaggGAGATGAGACCAGAGGGAGAGTTCATAccccaaaatatatgaataaaagacCCCTACAGTCATTCCTGAGAGTGGGACATGGAATTTGACTCTGAGCTTCCCAGTGGCCAAATGGAAAAGGGAAGGAGTTTTGAGGTTCATTGTCTGTAAGATCAAAAGCACACCAGTTCTTCCGGGAATTCCTTTTCCTGACTTTGAGGTTTAAGAGAGATTTCTCCTATGGGCTCTAGTGGACACTGGCCTTCAGCATGTCCTAGTAACAAAAAATGCAGTAATAGCTTCTTGGCAGGATTCCTCGCTGTAGGCCCAGGATACAATGCCAAGCTCGATTCACTTTAAGCAACAGTAGAGGTTTAGGGCAGTGGTTACAGGCCGGTTGCATGAATGGGAGCCCTTCTCCTACACCCCTGTGCTTCTGGGCCCCTGTGGGTCGCCAGCCAGAAACCCCTTTTGGCTTGGAGTGGGCACAGCCACGGGATGGCTCTGAGGCAATGTCCCTCTGTCCCAGGACACCCTGGAGAAGTGTGGCAAGTGTGGCGAGGTGGTCCAGGAGCACATCATCAGGGCCCTGGACCGGGCCTTCCACCCTGCCTGCTTCACGTGCGTGACCTGTGCCCGGTGCATCGGGGACGAGAGCTTTGCCCTGGACAGCCAGGATGAGGTGTACTGCCTGGATGACTTCTACAGGTACGAGCAGGGTCTGCGCCCTGGGTGGGACTCGACCAGAACAGAGTCGCTGGCCCGAGCTCTAGGTGCTGGAGCAGAGCGTTCCTGAACCCCCTGGCTCACAGAAACCCGTCCACCCGTTCCACACACCCTACATTTGACCACGCATCTGCTTCTGGCTGTAGCTGCGGGTAacctgccctgtgccaggcattCCACCGGGGTGAGGCCCTTCAATCCCCAAGCCTGGCCTGTCAGGCAGGTACTGTTAAGCATTCCCTTTTGccaaatgtggaaactgaggcaggcagcAGGCAAGTCTCCCAGCTGCTCAGTAGGGAAGTTACGATTCAAACCCCCAGACCCCAGGGGCTCCCCTTGGAGCTAGAGCCCTAGGAGGCAGTAGCCTCAAGCTAGGCGTCACGCTGGGCCCCGCCCTGGGGTTGCTCACTGCCCAAGGGGAGAGACAGGTGAGTCTGTTCAAAAGacggggaagaagaaggagaagcagcagcagtgcCCTACCATACCACATAAACGAAATGGGGTTTCAGCCCCGCTCAACACCCATGAGATTTCTCGGCTTTCTCACATTCAAACATTCCCCAGTCACTTCCTTGCCTCCAGCTAATTATACCCTGGGAAGCCGGGTCTAATTACGCCGGCCTCTCCTTCCGCTCCTGCCAGGAAGAAAGAGGCGTTTGTGGCTGTGGCTGCAGGTGCAGTCACATGGCAACGCGTCCGAAATAGCTCGGGGAGGCGAGCTAGTGCCGCCCCGGCTCCCGCAGCTAATTTCTGCGGTCCTAGCCGGAGCGCCTCGAGCGTGGGTTCCCTTCCCTCTAGGAAATTCGCCCCCGTGTGCAGCATCTGTGAGAACCCCATCATCCCTCGAGACGGGAAGGATGCCTTCAAAATCGAGTGCATGGGGAGGAACTTCCACGAAAACTGCTACAGGTGTGAGGTGAGTGGGGCGGTGAGGAGTTAGGATCGCACTGCTGGTGGcaccctgtccccccccccccccgtggagCCCTGCCGAGAGCCCGCGGGGTGCCAGGCCTGTGCTGGGCGCCGGGACACGGGGACGAGTcaaggggcgggaggggggaaAATCTCAGCTCCCAAGTGCTCCCCACCCAGTAGCAGAGACATAAGAATGGAGATCATTACAAACAGAGTCTATTAATCAGAGCTCCGAGTTCATGATGAAGACCAAGCCCATCCTGCTTTCCTCAAGAAAGGGAATCTCATGGGAAGGCTGTCGGTGAGGTCATTGATGAGATCATCAggcctctctctccacctctcggTTCTGCctgttttgtgtgtttgcttcGTCTTCTCTTCCGGGGGGGCTTAGCATCCTCTGTGAGGGGAGGGATACAGGCACGGCCATCCTTCCAACTTAGAAACCCCATCGAGGGAAGCTGTGCAGTCTCAAGAGGGCCTCTGATTGGCCCAGCGTGGATCACATGACCCAATCATTTCTGAGCCAATCACTGGCCGGGGGCTATGATTGACAACCCCTGGGGGCCAGGGAAGCAGGACCCTATGAGACCACGAGGGGTTGCTACAAGCCTaggaaagaagaagggggaggcTGCAGGGTGGAGGGAGGCTGAGATGGGAAGGCTGCTTAAAGCTGGTGCAGTCACCCCAGCCAGAAATGCCCAGCCCAGGGTCCCCCGCTCAGCAGGGTCCCATGCTTGCTTCAAAGCTCTGCTGTCACCGTCTTGAAAGTCTTCCTCTTCCGACAAGGGGCTCTACTTTGCACCTTGCCCTGGACGCTGCAGTTACGTAGTTGGTCCTGCTGGGGAGGCTCCGAGCCCTCCCCCGCCTCTTCCTCTGTCACCCCCATGTTGCTGATGTGTCTTCTCTGGTGATGGTAACAAAGGTAGCAGCTTTTATGGGTGTCACCTGAGTGGGGTGTCCCAGAGGAAATCTCTTAGCCAGCCAGTGAGTAattccaaacatttattttactttgctcTTATTTAAACAGATGCATGGAGCCAAGGGGCTGTTTGCACTCAAGTGACAAGGGGGTTTGGTAGAGAAGTTGACGTATTGTTCCATATTATGTTGTGCGTTGGTTGTGGTTCAAAGTCCAGCTGATAACGCGTCTTACAAGGACAATGATGTCATTCAAGTGCTATTATCAGCACTCTAGCCCTCATTAGGCCCAGTGGTGATTAGCTTTTCCCTGAGCCTGGCTGGTGAGCAAAcaacccctccctgcctcccctggtcAGCTTGGCAAAGGCGGCTGTGAGCGTCACCCAGGCTGCTGCTCTAATTGGGGAAGGCTTGCACCACCATGGCCCGGAAGTGATTTGGGCTACTGTTTCCCTAGGCAGGGAAATGGGCTTCAGGGTGCCCTCTCAGATGAGGAACAATGAAAAAACTGAGCCTGAGAAAAGTGGCTCCAATTCTGGCCAGTGTGACCCGGATCTAGCCAGCTCTGGGCCACCCCATAGTCCCTCATAGACTGTGACTCGGTCATAGTTGAGGTGTCTTCTCCCTTGATTCTAATTTAGGAGAGGTCACATGTGCCCCTTTGGGACCTGAGGTTGGCAGCTGATACGCCCAACAAGTGGCCTTCAGGAATAGCAAGGATCCCGTCACCTTGCGTGACTTGAGGTGCAGTTGCAGGGAACAGACACATGAGGGCGCCCTTCTCCCCTGGCTCTGCTGCGTCACGATGGCCCCGTCCTCCTTGGTCTGAAATCCTTTGGTGATTTGAAAAATTGGAGGTTTGTGCCAGTTTTGAAGCTGGGCAGACAGGGGAGCAAAAGAAAGAACCCTGGACTCGGGCTGGAGACCTGTCTTGTCCCAGCTCCAGAACCAGCTCTACGGCCTGGGACAAGCCCGTCTTTCCCCAGACCTCAGTTTCACCAGCTGTGAAATGAGGGGATTGGACTAGATTCAGTCATTCACCCAGCAGATGTTTATTGTAGGCTTGTGGTGTGCCAGTCTCTGGGCTAGGTGGGATCTAGCAGGAAATGGGGTTACTGCCTCGCAGAGCTTACATTCCAAAAGGGGGCTGGGTGGTCATTAAGGCCCTTCTAGCTCTTTCCATGATCCCTCAGTGTCCATGAATCTCCCAGTGTCCTCAGTTCTCCCCTCCGCTGACCCTCCCCTCATCACTCACACCTCCCTGTGGATGAAAGCCCCCATGTGCCTCGTCTTCCCTGACCCAGACCTGGCCCAGGTGTGTTGGGAGAATGGAAATGAGGGGCCACGTTCCCGACCCTTCGGGAGTGCATTCATGCAGCTAATTTCATCAGCAAATGCTGGGGGAGTCCCCACCCCTTGTGGGCTCTGTGCCGCCGTGCTCGGGCCTGGGTTCCGTCACTCGTGCCTTGTTTCTCGTAGGACTGCAGGATCCTTCTGTCTGTGGAGCCCACAGACCAAGGCTGCTACCCACTGAACAACCGTCTCTTCTGTAAGCCGTGCCACGTGAAGCGGAGCGCCGCAGGGTGCTGCTGAGGGCACCCATCGGGCCCTGGGGCTGTGAGCCACCCACTAGCCCTGGACTCGAGGATTGGCGGGGGGGAACCTTTCCTGACTCAGTTTGCTTTTCTGACCCACTCTTGCACACTTTCCTTCTGAGCCAGGACAGGGACCAGCCTGCAGCTCTGCCCGCCACGTCCGGGCCACAGGGGCTgagcccccccagccccctcccagctcAGAGGTGGGCAACTGGCAGACAGTGCTCCTCAGACTTTCCACTCCTCCTTCTAGGCTCTGGGCTCTGGAAGGTTTCCATGCCAGGAGCCTCGTGCCCGGGGTTCCCATCTCCAAGGCTCTAGCCCCTCTCGAGCACTGGCCTTGACCCCTATTTCCATGGGTGAGTTGGAGTGAGTTCTCTATATGACACCCCGTGTCCCTAGCAATGACACTTCAGCTGTTCCGTAGGGGATACTAAGACCAGCCCTGGCTTGCAGGACTGAGCTCTTTGGGTAAACCTCCAGGGTCCCTTAAAAAgccctttttaaaagaatttgagaTGGAAATGGTGAGAAACATTCTTTGGATTTGGGGCAAGGTGGGGATCTTGATGGGAAGTGTCTCATAAATGTACAAGAATGTGGCCGAGTGGTGGCAGCCATGGACTTCTCACCTGGAGGACATGTCGTGCTGACATGGGGACCAGACCCAGGTATGAAGCTGaacagcaggggcaggaggagagggtggTATACGCTGGTAGTCCAGGGACGTCAGCCACCCCTCTGCCCCGCCTTCCGGCGCTCCTCCCAGTGCAGCAGTGGTTCAGCATTGATTAAGTGCTGGTTGTATGCTGGGGAACGGGGTCCAGGAGCTCTGAGTGTTTCCTCCTACGGCCTTGCCTGGGGCTGTGCACACAAACtccacacgtgcacacactcctCCAGGACAGTGCTGGGGTGTCCCTTCCGCCTCCCTGTTTATCCCCCCCGTGTCCCACTCGGACCCTCCAACCCAGGCTACCCTGTGACCACTGCTTCCTCAAAGCCGTACCTGGAagattcttctttccttttaaggAAAATCACTTCTGTTGCTAACTTCTAAAACATCTTGTAGGGcataaacaaatttaaacaatATGTACTTTCCTCCCGGGGGTGGTCCGGATGCACCATGCACACCTGTGGGGGTGCCCCGGGCTCCAAGTACCGGAGAGTCTCCCTGCAGAGCCTCTTAGGGGCCTCAGAGCAGAGCCCAGCTTCCGGCTCAAAGCTTGGAGAGTGAGTCCCAGACTCCGGGCACTCATGGACCACCTCCACAATTCTCATTGTAACCCAGGACCTCCTGTTCTCTTcttccttaatattttcttcGATTCAACATACTTTTTTATTGTACTTATTTCGAACTTTAGTCTTATGCTAAACAATATATCCTGCAGTCACATCTTATATGCTAGTTATGTTTTTTCCTAttacacatgaaaataaatgcataccTGTTAGAAGTCCGTCTGTGTTCCAACTAAGATCTCCCCTAGGTCAACACTGGCCTTTGGCAGGAGCTGGAGACatgttggttgagtgtctgcacACTGGCACAAGTGTCCAGGCAGCTCCTGTACTTCCTTCCCCCAAACTTGCTTGCAGCAGCCGACCCCCAGGCACGCCAGTGCACTGTTCCTGGACACAGGCCTCCAGCAGcaagggtggctgcagggtgcccagagcagagcctctgctgtgggAGGCCCTCTGGGTTCACAGAGTCAACACCTGCCCTCGGGCTGTGCTGTCTGCGCACGAACAGAACGTCCCCCCTCCACGTTCATGCGGACAGCCGGGTTCGCTTGGTGAGCGCAGCTCTGGAGAGGAGGGTGCGTGGAGGAAGGGGCTCTGGCCTTGGGGGTGCTCAGACCTGACTCTGCCACTTGGCAGTGTGGACAAGTGATCGGTCCTGAGCCTtgattttcctcatttgtgaaatgggaacaatGCGGACCTCTATCACAGAGGGCTGCTGTGGCCGAGAGAAAGACATGTCGGGCTGGTGAGGGTTCTCTCCCAGGGCTGGCCGTCAGAGACCGTGGGGGACAAGCCCGCAGTGACAGAGCTGGGTTTCCCATGCTTGCCGCGGCACAGGAGCGGGAACCGCGGGGATCCGCGGGGCATCTCAGTGTGCAGATGTTAGGAGGGGCTCCCAGTACTCTAGATTCCGGCTGGTATTGAGGGATCTGGGGGAGGATTTAGGGAGGTGAGGGTTTGCCCCCTGTGTGCTGTCAGGAAGCAGGGATGACAGACTGAGAGGCTTGATGTATTTATATCCAGAAGGTGGCGTGACAGCAGGGATTGGCAGTCAGGCGACAGTGGCTCACGGCAGAGGGTGCTGGCCATTTTTGCAGTTGGCCCAGAGCCACTCGCCCCAGCTGGCTCCCGGCTGCCAGGGGCCACTTTGCTCTCTTAGTCACCATGCccggtttgctttgttttttcccatCATGGATGCGTAACCTTGCGCTGTGATTCCTCGTGTTTCAGCCTATTTCTGCTTGCTTGTGTTTGGAGGGATGGTATCTGCATGAAATTCTGGGGATGCTTTTGTCTTCCAGGCTGCATGTTTAGAAATCACGCCATAAGGGACGCTTCTGGGGAGCGTTCTGCAGTGTGAGATGAGCCaggcacaaaaagacaaatactgtatgattgcaCTTCTCTGGGGTACTTGGCATAGCCCagttcacagagacagaaagtagaagggtggttggttaggggctggagggagggggggatggggagttgCTTGCCGAGTACAGACGTTCAGTTTGCAAGACAGGAGGAGATGGAACCACAGTGTGACGGTGCTTTAAAAAAGCCCCTGAGCTGGACACGCTTTCAAATGGTTAGGATTCGTTTAATGTTATGTctattttacaattaaatatatacttaagtTTATTTAATGCTCAGAGACAGGGGGAGAGGCTGATAAAGTGATAAAGGATGTAGGAGTCCTTAGAGATCCTCCTTCCCATGGGGGTGCCCAAGAAGGCTGGCCATCGCTCTTTGCAAACCCAATGGGATGCCACTCAGCGACAGGGACTTCCTGAAAGCAGGTGCTGTGCCCAGCCACTAGAGGGCAGCATGGGCTAGCGAACTGGGGCACCAAGGTTCTCACGCCCCTCATGGGGTCCTCAGCCTCTCCAGATGCAAGATGGGAATAATCCGTGCCCGCCAGTGAGGAGAAGAGGCGAAAATGAATTGGACAAGCAGAGAGTGCGCCGCGTGGCTGTGGAATTACGGCAACCGGAACATACCTTCTTGGAAGGAGACCCAAGTTGGAAGACAATTCTTCCTCCGCCCAAACTCGCACCTGCTGGGAGGTCCCCACCTGGGAGCTCCCACGCCGCCACCCCTCCAAGTAAACACATAGTCCGGACAAAGGACAGCATGAGGTTGCTGGTAATGCTCAGCCTTTCTGCTTGGCACCTCCTTCACAGGGTCCCCCTTACCCCAGGCCGTCCTTGGCTAGGGACACAAATGGTGGAAACAGGGATTaatggagaggagaaggggatcaggatggggacagagaaggcTGGGCTGATAGGGAAGAACCCCAGTGACCACAGGGTATTGTCAAAGAAATGGTTTTATCCATTTAAAATACAGTTCtccgggagcctgggtggctcagtcagttaagtgtccaatcctttttttttttttttttttttaagattctatttatttggaggcacgtgggtggcttagtcattaagcatctgccttcgactcaggtcatgatcccagggtcctgggatcgagccccgcatcgcatccggctccttgcacagcagggagcctgcttctccctctgcctgccgctccccttgcttgtgctctcgctctctctctctctgacaaacaaataaaatcttttaaaaaataaataaataaataataaaatacagttcTCATAAGGTGAATAGCTACtcactaaaaaaataacagtctatgaagtaggtactattaatATCTCAGTTCAAAGACCAGGAAGCTGCACGTGGGAGAGACGGCATAACTCTCCAGGGCTGCACAGCAGTGTCAGCGCCAAACCAGGTCCAGCGGAAACTACAGGCCTATGCTACAGACCCCCATCACAAACACCCGCAGTCTGGAATGTTCCAGAACCCATTATGTAACACAGATGCCCAAATCCAGCTgaaacattgtatgtcaactatactttaaaaaaaaacaacaaaaaacaacccagctgaaaaaaaaaaacccataaacgCCTTGGGCCCCTCATCTCTTAAGCTGCAGGCCTCTCGCTTGCAAGTGAGAAGTAATGTCCCCAGCTCGTTCAGCAAGGACCTTGCATTCACAGTCATACTCATCTCGTGAACGATCATCAGATTAGAGACCACGGAGTGCACCCTGTTCATGGCTTGCCTTCTGCAGAAAAAAACACGTACTTCAGTGGAAAACTATGTCTGCACCCAGCACCCCCTTCTGGGGTATCAGATgcaagcctttcttttttttaatttggaggaggctccacgcccaacgtggggcccgaactcacaaccccgagagcGGCGTGCTCTGccaatggagccagccaggcgaccCCTAGCCTCTCATTATTCTTTTACAGCTGCAAATTGTAGCCAACTGACCAATTCTGTCTTGTCGGGTTGAGGCCCCTTCACCCCCTCGTGGAAAACCGGTTTTGCCTCCATGGGCGCATTTATTTCCATATTCCTGGCCTATAAACGTGAATGTTCTGCTGCCTCTTTGAGCCACTCACTACGTCTGACCCATGTTCATTTTGTATCGGCTTTGGAGTCACGATTTTACCGTTTCTAGAAAATCACCCGCAGCACTTCCTCCGTCGGTGTTTCCAGAGGGCGTGTTGGGCTGGCGGGCTGGGGGGGTCGATGGCGGGGCAGCTCCACGCAGTGAGTTCCGATGAAGCCCAGAACAGTCTCCGAGCGAGTTGGGGAGGGGGTTCCGCTCAGGTGGACAGGACAAGGTTTTAGCAAGACCTAGACTCTCTCTGGCTAAGCCTCTCACCAGCGGCTCGACCCGGAGACCCAACCTCTTTAGGCCGGAGGGTAAGGAAGGGCAGAGTAGAAGCTGACGGACTTCGTGAGGGCTTGCTCGGGGTGAGGCTGGCGAGGTTGGGATGATTGATGATCCCTGACAGGAAGCCGGGGCTCAGCAGGGTCATGGAGCCTGCCTGGGGGCCGCACCTAGACAGGGGTGGACTTGAGCCCGAACCAGGCCTGCCCGGCTGGGAGCCCCAGGCTGTGACCTGCCTGCCCCTCACCGTCCAGGGCCAGAGGTCTGCCTGAGCGACCTGCTGCCCCGGGCACAGTCCCACAGCGACCTCCCAACATCTCTGCAGTCCCCATCTTATGGGCGAGGAAACGGAGACCCAGGGGGATGccatgacttgcccaaggacacgcGGCCCGTGGCCGCAGGGGGACTGCACCCTAGGATTTCTGTTCGTCTTGAGGGCTGAGTCAAAGCAAGGTCTGGAAGGCCTGACTTCTTCCCTGGTAAAGACGCCCAGAGGGTGAGTGGCAGGAGCTCGTCTAAACATAATCCTTAACAAAGAACCTGGAGTCTTGAGGAGATCTGGGCCCCTTCGTAATGATGGTGCTGACGGTCGTAATAACAACAGCTCCCATTTTGTGGG
It encodes:
- the FBLIM1 gene encoding filamin-binding LIM protein 1, with the protein product MASKPEKRVASSVFITLAPPRRNLAVAEEVKPAACEARPGRPWEAPATVKAPGAGSAGRPSLWTPPARAAAAVPAVPPQLANGGCSPPPPTLDGEDALPDLDLLPPPPPSPDEEPPASMGAALISDLEQLHLPPPPPPPQPLAEGPPVQPRPILPRPTEEELPPPPEEPVGFHEREASTDVCAFCHKTVSPRELAVEAMKRQYHAHCFTCRTCRRQLAGQTFYQKDGRPLCEPCYQDTLEKCGKCGEVVQEHIIRALDRAFHPACFTCVTCARCIGDESFALDSQDEVYCLDDFYRKFAPVCSICENPIIPRDGKDAFKIECMGRNFHENCYRCEDCRILLSVEPTDQGCYPLNNRLFCKPCHVKRSAAGCC